A window of Candidatus Cloacimonadota bacterium contains these coding sequences:
- a CDS encoding dihydroorotase: protein MILLKNGFVYLSSEKKFERLDILIDGKFIKKISPNITTNSAVTYDCKGRYIFPGFVDLHCHLRDPGYTYKEDIESGAKSAAKGGFTSICCMPNTNPTIDNISTVNYVTRKARDVGKTKIFVIGAMSKGSQGKEIANIGSMIKGGIVAISDDGNCIQNAKLMLNVMRYVSIFKIPIISHSEDYSLSKDGQVNYGYMSTKLGLPGIPTLAEEIMVSRDIMLADVTNTNIHIAHASTKRTVDLIRYAKKQGIKITAEVTPHHLILTEQACENFDTNTKMKPPLRSEQDRQALINGLLDDTIDIIATDHAPHSDYEKELEFIKAPFGTIGFESAFPALYTNFVKTKKIKFEKLIEKMTSRPTEIIGKELGKIEEGKPADITVVDLNKSYTFTEEEILSKSKNSPFLGNKFWGKIEMTICDGKFTWKI from the coding sequence ATGATTTTGCTAAAGAATGGTTTTGTTTATTTATCATCTGAGAAAAAATTTGAGAGATTAGATATTTTGATTGATGGAAAGTTTATTAAAAAAATTTCACCGAATATTACTACCAACTCTGCAGTTACTTACGATTGCAAGGGCAGGTATATCTTCCCGGGTTTCGTAGACTTACATTGTCATCTTAGAGACCCAGGGTATACATATAAAGAAGATATTGAATCTGGTGCAAAGTCAGCTGCAAAAGGTGGGTTTACTTCTATCTGTTGTATGCCAAATACTAATCCAACTATTGATAATATTTCTACAGTGAATTATGTAACTCGTAAAGCACGAGATGTTGGAAAGACAAAAATATTTGTAATCGGAGCTATGTCAAAAGGTTCACAAGGCAAGGAAATTGCGAATATCGGCTCTATGATTAAAGGTGGAATTGTAGCAATTAGTGATGATGGTAATTGTATTCAAAATGCCAAGCTTATGCTTAATGTTATGCGTTATGTATCAATATTTAAAATACCCATTATCTCACATTCAGAAGATTATTCACTTTCTAAAGATGGTCAGGTTAATTATGGCTATATGTCTACGAAATTGGGACTGCCAGGCATACCAACTTTAGCAGAGGAAATTATGGTTAGTAGAGATATTATGCTTGCTGATGTAACAAATACCAATATACATATTGCGCACGCATCAACAAAAAGAACCGTGGATTTAATCAGGTATGCAAAAAAACAGGGTATAAAAATAACCGCAGAAGTCACTCCGCATCATCTAATCCTTACGGAGCAGGCATGTGAGAATTTTGATACAAATACAAAAATGAAACCCCCACTCCGTTCTGAACAAGATAGGCAAGCACTCATAAATGGATTGCTTGATGATACTATTGATATTATTGCAACTGACCATGCACCTCATTCTGACTACGAAAAGGAGTTAGAATTTATCAAAGCACCGTTTGGTACAATTGGTTTTGAGAGTGCTTTTCCTGCACTTTATACAAATTTTGTGAAAACTAAAAAGATAAAATTTGAAAAACTTATTGAGAAAATGACATCCCGCCCTACAGAAATAATTGGGAAAGAACTTGGTAAAATTGAAGAAGGAAAGCCTGCTGATATTACTGTTGTTGATCTAAATAAATCATATACATTTACTGAAGAAGAGATTTTGTCAAAGTCAAAAAATAGCCCTTTCCTTGGAAATAAATTCTGGGGAAAGATAGAAATGACTATCTGCGATGGAAAGTTTACTTGGAAGATATAA
- a CDS encoding dihydroorotate dehydrogenase, with protein sequence MADLKIKIGKMLWKNPVTVASGTFGLEYAELFDISQLGAIVTKTITLLPKPGNEPPRLAETEAGLLNSIGLQNPGLENFIKNDLSEYQKFDTNIIVSIAGSSISEFGEVIQELDRQPEIDGYEINISCPNVENEGIAFGTDKGIVHNLISHLRKITNRTIIVKLTPNITFIEEIAISAEKAGADALSLINTVYGMAIDIETRKPKIKNGIAGYSGIGIKPIALQNVYKVAKVVKIPIIGMGGIRNTNDALEFIIAGASAIAVGTQNFVNPLICLEIIQGLEKYLDEQKIQYNDLIGSVR encoded by the coding sequence ATGGCAGACCTAAAAATAAAAATAGGAAAAATGCTCTGGAAAAATCCAGTGACTGTAGCATCAGGAACTTTCGGATTGGAATATGCAGAATTATTTGATATTTCACAACTTGGTGCAATTGTTACAAAGACAATTACTTTACTTCCAAAACCGGGAAATGAACCACCAAGATTAGCAGAAACAGAAGCAGGTTTGCTTAATTCCATTGGTTTACAAAATCCTGGACTTGAAAATTTTATAAAGAATGATTTGTCCGAATATCAAAAATTTGATACTAATATTATTGTTAGCATCGCAGGAAGTTCAATATCAGAATTTGGAGAAGTAATTCAAGAACTGGACAGACAACCCGAAATTGATGGATACGAAATAAACATTTCCTGTCCTAATGTGGAAAACGAGGGAATTGCTTTTGGAACCGATAAAGGAATTGTGCATAATTTAATTTCTCATTTGAGAAAAATTACTAACCGGACAATTATAGTTAAACTAACCCCGAATATAACTTTCATAGAAGAAATTGCAATATCAGCAGAAAAGGCTGGAGCTGATGCGCTTTCATTAATCAATACTGTTTATGGAATGGCAATTGACATTGAAACAAGAAAGCCCAAAATAAAAAATGGTATTGCTGGATATTCTGGAATTGGGATAAAACCTATTGCATTACAAAATGTATATAAAGTTGCAAAAGTTGTGAAAATACCAATTATTGGAATGGGTGGAATAAGAAATACTAATGATGCATTGGAGTTTATTATTGCAGGTGCTTCTGCAATTGCAGTCGGAACACAGAATTTTGTAAATCCATTGATTTGTTTAGAAATAATACAAGGATTAGAAAAATATCTTGATGAGCAAAAAATTCAGTATAATGATTTAATTGGTTCTGTAAGATAG
- a CDS encoding T9SS type A sorting domain-containing protein has product MTKNSLIIGFILITLFSTTLFGQLNQPNMKYYPIETEIRNINTRYDTIPAPEWEFISLPTELMTSYYDYMPGGYTPYSLRWQDEGNGNGLYGIFHAQSSTTSNRRMYWFYIYSDSTIFVPEIITSPPYYGWQGYGSIDILNIINSGNPVVSWHECWDEISVTPITYDDFDLNIFPGFWAPPYYIPSSDTLGNEFLGPQVFVGNSPLGDGYARVYVLRTNIGIIYGNVQIIYKDIQNPEEIIQPGWLNNQITNENGDPMFTDWCEQDIIPYWSFAIDKQNPGRIAFIGYAAYLEVPPNPPVEEGFFVYESLDYGETWTLYDFGMPPAIENLLQFQHPPGNVPDSIEVLILGFHNTALFDGEGNLHWCYTGGYGFTYPTGYCYLTHFISACEMVWFGDDIVEWRNVWPPVPWEIDENGDTLVHYSHAVSGYDGGGLIFHENGQKQATNLDNNWMVQVWADGTYLMFAEDGDTAYQDYLEHPIIFVSASKDNGEHWTEPIELTDIYSQVFPGFANQITVYPYICDQIVDLGDGWGQVYMYYFDDNDYGSYLQGQGPPTGGQITYCSFKINFGDIVAVDEEQEMPSPEILLYNYPNPVKNTTTISFLTTKNTKDTKIRIYNVKGQLVKQFKIQNSKFKINKVEWDVRDGNGRELPNGIYLYQLNCGNQSITKKMILLR; this is encoded by the coding sequence ATGACAAAAAATAGTTTAATTATTGGCTTTATTTTAATTACCTTATTCTCTACAACTCTATTTGGACAATTAAACCAGCCAAATATGAAGTATTATCCCATTGAAACAGAAATAAGAAATATTAACACAAGGTATGACACAATCCCTGCACCTGAATGGGAATTTATAAGTCTTCCAACTGAATTGATGACAAGTTATTATGACTATATGCCAGGTGGATATACACCCTATTCATTAAGATGGCAGGATGAGGGAAATGGTAATGGATTATATGGTATTTTTCACGCCCAATCTTCTACTACTTCTAATCGTAGAATGTACTGGTTTTATATTTATAGTGATAGTACGATTTTCGTACCAGAAATCATTACCAGTCCCCCTTATTATGGTTGGCAAGGATATGGTTCAATTGATATTCTTAATATAATAAACAGCGGAAATCCTGTTGTTTCTTGGCACGAATGCTGGGATGAAATTTCTGTAACTCCTATTACTTATGATGATTTTGATCTCAACATTTTTCCTGGTTTCTGGGCACCTCCTTACTATATCCCAAGCTCTGATACCTTAGGCAATGAATTTCTCGGGCCACAGGTATTTGTAGGTAATTCTCCGCTTGGTGATGGTTATGCTCGTGTATATGTATTAAGAACTAATATAGGCATTATTTATGGGAATGTTCAGATAATTTATAAGGACATTCAAAATCCAGAGGAGATAATTCAACCAGGTTGGCTTAATAATCAGATTACAAATGAAAATGGCGACCCAATGTTTACAGATTGGTGTGAACAGGATATTATACCTTACTGGTCGTTTGCAATTGATAAGCAAAATCCCGGCAGAATTGCCTTTATAGGCTATGCTGCCTATCTTGAAGTGCCACCCAATCCACCAGTTGAAGAAGGATTCTTTGTCTATGAATCTTTAGATTATGGTGAAACATGGACCCTGTATGATTTTGGCATGCCACCAGCAATAGAAAATCTCTTACAATTCCAACATCCCCCAGGTAATGTGCCTGATTCCATTGAGGTTCTAATTTTAGGTTTTCATAACACAGCATTATTTGACGGGGAGGGTAATCTGCATTGGTGCTATACTGGAGGATATGGATTTACTTATCCTACAGGGTATTGTTATCTTACTCATTTTATTTCTGCTTGTGAAATGGTTTGGTTTGGTGACGATATTGTAGAATGGCGTAATGTCTGGCCACCTGTGCCATGGGAAATTGACGAGAATGGAGATACATTGGTTCATTACAGTCATGCAGTTAGCGGATATGACGGTGGAGGTTTAATATTTCATGAGAATGGACAAAAACAAGCTACCAATCTTGACAACAACTGGATGGTGCAGGTTTGGGCTGATGGAACATATTTAATGTTTGCCGAAGATGGTGATACTGCATATCAAGATTATTTAGAGCATCCAATTATTTTTGTTTCTGCTTCAAAAGATAATGGCGAGCACTGGACAGAACCTATTGAACTTACTGATATTTACAGTCAAGTCTTTCCAGGTTTTGCGAACCAAATCACAGTTTATCCATACATTTGTGACCAGATTGTAGATTTAGGAGATGGTTGGGGGCAGGTTTATATGTATTATTTTGATGATAATGATTATGGCTCATACCTTCAAGGGCAAGGGCCCCCTACCGGTGGACAGATTACCTATTGCAGTTTCAAGATAAATTTTGGTGATATTGTAGCAGTAGATGAAGAGCAAGAAATGCCATCACCTGAGATATTGCTTTATAATTATCCCAATCCGGTGAAAAATACAACTACAATCTCATTTTTAACCACAAAGAACACGAAGGACACAAAGATAAGAATTTATAATGTAAAAGGACAGCTTGTAAAGCAATTCAAAATTCAAAATTCAAAATTCAAAATTAACAAAGTTGAGTGGGATGTTAGAGATGGAAATGGCAGAGAGCTTCCAAATGGAATCTATTTGTATCAACTCAATTGTGGAAACCAATCTATTACTAAAAAAATGATTTTGTTAAGATAG
- the nth gene encoding endonuclease III, protein MIDNSNIGKILKILKNEYIKNRKPIVTEISERGKDPYKILIGTLLSLRTKDEVTKQASNKLFSVADVPEKIVKLSQKQIEKLIFPVGFYHRKAENIKLVSKIILQKYAGKVPDELDKLLALPGVGRKTANLVLVLGFDKFGICVDTHVHRISNRWSFVKTKSPEKTEFALREKLPKRYWKIYNDYLVSFGQNICKPISPLCSKCKIEKWCPKIGVKARR, encoded by the coding sequence ATGATTGATAATTCTAATATTGGAAAGATTCTGAAAATTCTAAAAAACGAATATATAAAAAATAGAAAGCCGATTGTTACTGAAATTTCGGAAAGAGGTAAAGACCCATATAAAATTTTAATAGGAACTTTACTCAGCTTGCGAACAAAAGATGAAGTAACAAAACAGGCTTCTAATAAACTCTTTTCAGTTGCTGATGTGCCTGAAAAAATTGTAAAACTATCTCAAAAACAAATTGAAAAACTTATCTTCCCTGTCGGCTTTTACCACAGAAAAGCAGAAAATATCAAATTGGTCTCAAAAATTATCTTGCAAAAATATGCGGGTAAGGTACCCGATGAGTTAGATAAGTTACTTGCTCTGCCAGGTGTTGGCAGGAAAACTGCAAATCTTGTCCTTGTATTAGGTTTTGATAAATTCGGCATCTGTGTAGATACTCATGTTCATCGCATATCTAATAGATGGAGTTTTGTAAAAACTAAGTCTCCTGAAAAGACAGAGTTTGCTTTGCGAGAAAAACTTCCTAAAAGATATTGGAAAATTTATAATGACTATTTAGTTTCGTTTGGTCAAAATATATGCAAACCAATTTCTCCTCTTTGTTCGAAATGCAAGATAGAAAAATGGTGCCCAAAAATTGGAGTAAAGGCAAGAAGGTGA
- a CDS encoding DUF1015 family protein — protein MPDIKPFKGLRPEPNLAEKVASPPYDVLSSDEARELVKDNEFSFLHISKPEIDLPKNVNQYDKKVYKKGAENLKKFIDKQILIQDEKPCLYIYQLIMGEHKQTGIVAGASVEDYNNGKIKIHEYTRADKEKDRATHVYVLNANTGPVFLTYHAKVSINNIVQNIQKNKPIYDFTSNDGIKHTIWKVDDTIMIEQIQAEFDKLDYFYIADGHHRSVAASRVQAIKRKNNPNHTGEEEYNYFLSVIFPDDQMYIMDYNRVVKDLKGFSESRFLDKITEKFGVMKQNSQFKPLEKHTFGMYLNNCWYKLKAKPDTFDKEDPIESLDVSILHKNLMEPILGIIDPRKDKRINFVGGIRGLQELKRLVDSGEYKVAFALYPTTIQELMRVADANKVMPPKSTWFEPKLRSGLLVHLLR, from the coding sequence ATGCCAGATATAAAACCATTCAAAGGATTGCGACCCGAACCTAATCTTGCAGAAAAGGTTGCCTCTCCGCCTTATGATGTACTCTCTTCTGATGAAGCAAGAGAACTTGTAAAAGATAATGAATTTAGTTTCTTACATATTTCTAAACCTGAAATAGATTTGCCTAAAAATGTAAATCAATATGATAAAAAGGTCTATAAAAAAGGTGCTGAAAATCTAAAAAAGTTTATAGACAAACAAATATTAATCCAGGATGAGAAACCCTGCCTTTATATCTATCAATTGATTATGGGTGAACATAAACAAACTGGTATTGTTGCCGGAGCTTCTGTAGAAGATTACAATAACGGGAAAATAAAAATTCACGAGTATACAAGAGCTGATAAAGAAAAGGATAGAGCAACACATGTATATGTTCTTAATGCAAATACAGGTCCTGTTTTCCTTACATATCATGCAAAAGTCTCAATAAATAATATTGTTCAAAATATTCAAAAAAATAAACCAATTTATGATTTTACAAGTAATGATGGAATAAAACATACAATTTGGAAAGTTGATGATACTATAATGATTGAGCAAATTCAAGCAGAATTTGATAAGTTGGATTATTTTTATATCGCAGATGGTCATCATCGTTCTGTAGCCGCTTCTCGTGTTCAAGCAATAAAAAGAAAAAATAATCCAAACCATACAGGCGAAGAGGAATATAATTATTTCTTATCAGTTATCTTTCCAGATGACCAGATGTATATTATGGATTATAATAGAGTGGTTAAAGATTTAAAAGGTTTTTCTGAATCCAGGTTTTTAGATAAAATAACTGAAAAATTCGGTGTAATGAAGCAGAACTCTCAATTCAAACCGTTAGAGAAACATACTTTTGGAATGTATTTAAATAATTGTTGGTATAAATTAAAAGCTAAACCTGATACCTTTGACAAAGAAGACCCTATTGAATCTTTAGATGTAAGTATATTACATAAAAATCTTATGGAACCAATTCTTGGTATAATAGACCCAAGAAAGGATAAGAGAATAAATTTCGTAGGTGGTATTCGGGGTTTACAAGAATTAAAAAGGCTTGTTGATAGTGGAGAATATAAAGTGGCTTTTGCGCTTTATCCAACAACTATTCAGGAACTTATGCGAGTAGCAGACGCAAACAAAGTTATGCCACCAAAATCAACCTGGTTTGAGCCGAAATTACGAAGTGGATTACTAGTTCACTTGCTTCGATAA
- a CDS encoding lactate utilization protein has protein sequence MSEFVKWHNDLLINQTKVALEKNGFLIEIFETKDECLTSVIAQIDKNAGIGFGGSTTVKEIGLFDYLVQNDYNLINPYKPGLSRDEVFALRKKALTADLFITGTNAITWEGELVNIDGYGNRVAAITFGPKKVFLFVGMNKIVHNSEQAIDRIFDYAAPINAKRLNKNVPCVESGFCEDCDSPERICNHLVITMKQSFPDRIKIFLINEKLGF, from the coding sequence ATGTCAGAATTTGTTAAATGGCATAACGATTTGCTAATTAACCAAACAAAAGTTGCATTAGAAAAAAACGGATTTTTAATTGAAATTTTTGAAACCAAAGATGAATGTCTTACAAGTGTAATTGCTCAAATTGATAAAAATGCAGGTATTGGTTTTGGCGGTTCCACTACTGTAAAAGAAATTGGACTTTTTGATTATTTAGTTCAAAATGATTACAATTTAATAAATCCATATAAACCCGGCTTATCAAGGGATGAGGTTTTTGCGCTTCGTAAAAAGGCTCTCACTGCTGATTTATTCATCACAGGAACCAATGCCATTACTTGGGAAGGAGAGCTTGTAAATATAGATGGATATGGCAACCGTGTTGCTGCTATTACCTTTGGTCCCAAAAAGGTATTTCTATTTGTTGGTATGAATAAAATAGTTCATAATAGTGAACAAGCTATTGATAGAATCTTTGATTATGCAGCACCAATTAATGCAAAAAGATTAAATAAAAATGTCCCTTGTGTAGAATCAGGCTTCTGTGAAGATTGTGACAGTCCAGAACGAATCTGTAACCATTTGGTAATTACGATGAAGCAAAGTTTTCCAGATAGGATAAAAATTTTCTTGATAAATGAGAAACTGGGATTTTAA
- a CDS encoding dihydroorotate dehydrogenase electron transfer subunit: MLYKLLPIVEKEIINNKYFILTFSNYDMAGQCYPGQFFRLKNPQQNFPILPRPFSIHNVYENKVSFLIKKVGTATIQFSAMKVGQKIALLGPLGNGFTLHQNKKILIVSGGIGYAPFPFLVGKLNQMKNEIFFFHGGKTAEDIFSNDVIDFTEDGSIGEEGLVTDGIEQFLQKNQVDVVYACGPQMMLKKVTEICKQFNIDLQVSLETIMACGIGVCCGCTIRIIENGKMVYKKVCKDGTVFDGYKVVWNE; this comes from the coding sequence ATGCTTTACAAATTATTACCAATAGTTGAAAAAGAAATTATTAATAATAAATATTTCATCCTTACCTTTTCCAATTATGATATGGCAGGCCAATGCTATCCAGGACAGTTCTTTCGGCTAAAAAATCCACAACAAAACTTTCCCATTTTACCACGACCATTTAGTATTCACAATGTATATGAGAATAAAGTATCATTCCTGATTAAAAAGGTTGGAACAGCCACTATTCAATTTTCTGCGATGAAAGTTGGACAAAAGATAGCCTTGTTGGGTCCTCTCGGAAATGGTTTTACTCTTCACCAAAATAAGAAGATATTAATTGTCAGTGGCGGTATTGGATATGCACCATTCCCTTTTTTGGTTGGTAAACTTAATCAAATGAAGAATGAGATATTTTTTTTTCATGGTGGGAAAACTGCCGAAGATATTTTTTCAAATGATGTAATAGATTTTACTGAAGATGGCTCAATAGGGGAGGAAGGTCTTGTTACTGATGGAATTGAGCAATTTTTGCAGAAAAATCAAGTAGATGTTGTGTATGCTTGCGGTCCTCAAATGATGTTGAAAAAAGTTACTGAAATTTGCAAGCAGTTTAATATTGATTTGCAAGTTTCGTTAGAGACGATAATGGCGTGTGGAATAGGGGTTTGTTGTGGCTGTACTATTCGGATAATTGAGAATGGAAAAATGGTTTATAAAAAAGTATGTAAAGATGGTACTGTTTTTGATGGATATAAGGTTGTCTGGAATGAATAA
- the pyrR gene encoding bifunctional pyr operon transcriptional regulator/uracil phosphoribosyltransferase PyrR — translation MKFKKKIIDEKELERILKRLANEVIEKNKGCKDLYIVGIHTRGVPLAKRITHYIEKFEDVKILVGSLDVTLYRDDLAHIEHQPVIKDSLVRFDIEGKHILLIDDVLNTGRTARAALNALLDYGRPASIQLLVVIDRGHRELPIQADFIGNKVPTSKGEVIKLYLKEIDDKDEVVIYEK, via the coding sequence TTGAAATTTAAAAAGAAGATTATAGATGAGAAGGAATTGGAACGAATCCTAAAGCGTTTGGCAAATGAAGTGATTGAAAAAAATAAAGGCTGCAAAGACTTATATATTGTAGGCATCCATACTCGTGGAGTTCCGTTGGCAAAGCGGATTACTCATTATATTGAAAAATTTGAGGATGTGAAAATTCTTGTCGGCTCTCTGGATGTAACTCTCTATCGTGATGACCTTGCACATATTGAGCATCAACCTGTAATTAAAGATTCACTTGTTAGATTTGATATAGAAGGCAAACATATCTTGCTTATTGATGATGTGCTGAATACAGGCAGAACCGCCAGAGCCGCGTTAAATGCTCTACTTGACTATGGCAGACCTGCTTCAATCCAGCTTCTTGTAGTCATTGATAGAGGACATCGTGAATTGCCAATTCAGGCAGATTTTATAGGTAATAAAGTCCCAACTTCAAAAGGTGAAGTAATAAAATTATATTTAAAAGAAATTGACGATAAGGATGAAGTTGTTATTTATGAAAAGTAG
- a CDS encoding aspartate carbamoyltransferase catalytic subunit, translating into MSDRLDFSGRNLYELDSYSVSEIETIFETAKIMKQIIKRDYKKIPTLRGKTIATLFFEESTRTRISFELAAKRLSADVISFSSTGSSVKKGESLQDTVYTLNAMGIDLYVVRHSCPGVPQLVHKYSNKPVLNAGDGRHSHPTQALLDMFSIWERKGSLKDLKVTVVGDILHSRVVRSNLIGMSKMGAKVTICGPRTLMPPKIEEVYDAKCEYDLIKAVKDADIIMGLRMQLERQAEGLFPGLSEYSKRYGLSKNVLKYAKRNVLIMHPGPMNRGVEILPEVADSEHSIIIEQVTNGVAIRMAILFLILGGKT; encoded by the coding sequence ATGTCTGATAGGTTAGATTTTTCTGGCAGAAATTTATATGAACTTGATAGCTACTCAGTATCAGAGATAGAGACTATTTTTGAAACTGCAAAGATTATGAAACAAATCATCAAACGGGATTACAAGAAGATTCCAACACTTCGTGGGAAGACAATTGCTACACTCTTTTTTGAGGAGAGCACAAGGACAAGAATCTCATTTGAATTGGCAGCAAAAAGATTAAGTGCTGATGTGATAAGTTTTTCTTCAACCGGCTCTTCTGTGAAAAAAGGTGAGAGTCTGCAAGATACAGTATACACTCTTAATGCAATGGGAATTGATTTATATGTTGTAAGGCATAGCTGCCCTGGTGTTCCTCAATTAGTGCATAAATATTCTAACAAACCTGTATTAAATGCCGGTGATGGAAGACATTCTCATCCGACACAGGCTTTACTTGATATGTTCAGTATATGGGAAAGAAAAGGTTCTTTAAAGGACTTGAAAGTTACTGTTGTTGGTGATATTTTGCATTCGCGAGTTGTTCGCTCAAACCTAATTGGTATGAGTAAAATGGGTGCTAAAGTAACTATTTGTGGACCCCGCACCTTGATGCCTCCAAAAATTGAAGAAGTATATGATGCAAAATGCGAATATGACTTGATAAAAGCTGTTAAAGATGCTGATATAATTATGGGATTAAGAATGCAATTAGAAAGACAGGCAGAAGGCCTTTTCCCAGGTTTAAGTGAGTATTCAAAAAGATATGGACTAAGTAAAAATGTATTGAAATATGCAAAAAGAAATGTTCTAATTATGCATCCAGGTCCAATGAATAGAGGAGTAGAAATCTTACCCGAAGTTGCTGATAGCGAGCATAGTATCATTATTGAACAAGTAACAAACGGGGTTGCAATCAGGATGGCTATACTCTTCTTAATATTAGGTGGGAAAACATAA
- the dnaX gene encoding DNA polymerase III subunit gamma/tau: MSYLVLARKYRPQTFDELVAQKHITETLKNAIKTDHIAQAFLFTGPRGVGKTSMARILAKALNCKEGTTITPCNKCKNCLEITNSTSADVIEIDGASNTGVDDIRSLQNELLYPPQSSKFKIYIIDEVHMLSKNAFNALLKTLEEPPKNVKFIFATTEPHKVLPTITSRCQRYDFHRIPIQEIINQIKKIIPYEQIDFEDSAIFLIAKKSDGSLRDALSLIDQILSLGKKKIAKNDVLQIFGIVDIDFYHTLIKNIVENDDKEVIENFHNTVAKGNDINELTLGFIEYLRNILMLKIGITPEEVHSDDVSQLTKFSKKFSEENLLYAITILIDTKEKLKISSHPVLLLETTLLKLTNLKKLVSIDRLKSDMIVAEQAQKSYIPKTKPAKIKFTSETVSRKRIEKEKPGIEPEIVQTAKTGEEDLKKINITKELLDKEWAEIEKEVRNEMPVSAIYLSKIKLKSIRNNFLHYTTTSKLAYQTLNDVSERLTRLLINHFGTRAKIDFELVQTEKKKYINNPTIEDIKQESPKLAEMIDTIDGYIVGQTRE; encoded by the coding sequence ATGTCATATTTAGTATTAGCAAGAAAATATCGTCCTCAAACATTTGATGAATTAGTTGCACAAAAGCATATTACAGAGACATTAAAAAATGCAATAAAAACAGACCATATTGCTCAAGCATTTCTTTTTACCGGACCTCGTGGAGTTGGCAAAACTTCAATGGCACGCATTCTCGCAAAGGCACTCAATTGCAAAGAAGGAACAACAATTACACCCTGCAATAAATGCAAGAATTGTCTGGAAATCACTAATTCCACCTCTGCAGATGTTATTGAAATTGATGGTGCATCAAATACAGGGGTGGATGATATACGCAGTTTGCAAAATGAACTTTTGTATCCTCCCCAAAGTTCAAAATTCAAAATATACATTATTGATGAAGTCCATATGTTGTCTAAAAATGCTTTTAATGCCTTACTTAAAACTCTGGAAGAGCCGCCGAAAAATGTAAAGTTCATTTTTGCTACCACAGAACCGCATAAAGTCCTGCCAACAATTACCTCCCGCTGTCAGAGATACGACTTCCATAGAATTCCAATTCAGGAAATTATCAACCAGATAAAAAAGATTATACCTTACGAACAAATAGATTTTGAAGACTCTGCAATATTCCTAATTGCTAAAAAGTCGGATGGCAGTCTACGAGATGCTTTAAGTCTAATTGACCAGATTCTATCCCTGGGTAAAAAGAAAATCGCAAAAAATGATGTCCTGCAAATATTTGGAATAGTTGATATAGATTTTTATCACACTCTAATTAAAAATATTGTTGAAAATGATGATAAAGAAGTTATAGAAAATTTCCATAATACAGTTGCTAAAGGAAATGACATTAATGAACTTACGCTTGGTTTCATTGAATATCTTAGAAATATTTTAATGCTGAAAATTGGAATAACTCCTGAGGAAGTCCATTCTGATGATGTATCGCAATTAACTAAATTCAGCAAAAAATTCTCTGAAGAAAATCTTTTATATGCGATTACTATTCTAATAGATACAAAAGAAAAACTAAAAATCTCTTCACATCCAGTCCTTCTTCTTGAAACCACATTATTGAAATTAACTAACTTGAAGAAATTAGTTTCTATTGATAGATTAAAGTCAGATATGATTGTTGCTGAACAAGCACAAAAATCTTATATCCCGAAAACTAAGCCTGCAAAAATTAAATTCACTTCTGAAACTGTCTCCAGAAAAAGAATTGAGAAAGAAAAACCTGGTATAGAACCTGAAATTGTTCAAACTGCAAAAACTGGAGAAGAAGATCTTAAAAAAATTAATATTACTAAAGAACTATTAGATAAAGAATGGGCAGAAATAGAAAAAGAAGTAAGAAATGAAATGCCAGTTAGTGCTATTTATCTTTCAAAAATTAAATTGAAATCAATCAGAAATAATTTCTTGCATTATACTACCACATCTAAATTAGCATATCAGACACTTAACGATGTTTCTGAAAGACTTACACGATTGCTAATAAATCATTTTGGAACCCGAGCCAAAATTGATTTTGAACTTGTTCAAACTGAGAAAAAGAAATATATTAACAATCCCACTATTGAAGATATAAAACAAGAATCTCCAAAACTCGCTGAAATGATTGATACTATTGATGGCTATATTGTTGGGCAGACAAGAGAGTGA